The following coding sequences lie in one Maribacter forsetii DSM 18668 genomic window:
- a CDS encoding ATP-binding protein encodes MTSVIVRESIMKLKSLIASTKTYIILLVLAITLLLYTVTVGYKQVNRLHKTGDLVSHTLEVQRTIVELSANFLEVETIQLRNLFQEESNFTAINITEIGQSLDRLKILTKDNQAQQERVKALQLLHEKIKKEIDTTILVDSTVVADSLSVKDSIVVNFASLPFRRKERISKIVAESQFIKDRMLAEENYLMVSRKEEYTSQSFLTPMSSLLVALTALIIFLIGFISIYKQKGEIEEVSSQIFIQNKKLQETEEFLIGVYKSSNNVISHFEPVLDTDKNITDFQFKYTSNAIEKITGAEQDDIIGGSLLEMYPMVLENGLFDLMKECYLSGNTQEHESIYTFEGQSKYIFNAIVKSANGITNTAWDTTKVKEAEKNLQKLNEDLSLQNTIFKEAENVAGVGSFIWYLDDGSATVSDNFYRILGVEPKSFEVNFEAYKEFVHPEDVGIFESLSENAEENEVSTVLAYRVLTKEKVVKHLDLKGRYVEIDNRPVSVGIVQDITSRVEKDKALIDSFEKLKVSNEELESFNRVASHDLQEPLRKIQMFISRIEDEGEEGLSIAHQKYFSKIKSGTFRMRELIQNLLSYSRIDKINSNFENIPLADILSKIEDELSQLIKDTDTSISYNNLPIIQGIPFKIEQLCTNLISNSIKYCKKDVAPKIVISAKKVRNSQITENFSKLSEYYYKISFADNGIGFEPEFATNIFEVFQRLHSKTEYSGTGIGLSICKKIVEKHHGHIHAIGKKDKGSTFVIYLPVN; translated from the coding sequence ATGACAAGTGTAATTGTTAGAGAATCTATAATGAAGTTAAAGTCACTAATTGCTTCTACTAAAACCTATATTATACTATTGGTATTAGCAATTACCCTGCTATTATATACCGTTACCGTAGGGTACAAACAAGTAAATAGACTTCATAAAACAGGTGACCTGGTTTCGCATACTCTTGAAGTACAGCGAACTATTGTAGAACTTTCAGCTAATTTTTTAGAAGTAGAAACGATTCAGCTTAGAAACCTATTCCAAGAAGAAAGTAACTTTACCGCAATTAACATTACAGAAATAGGGCAATCATTAGATAGGTTAAAAATTCTTACCAAAGATAACCAGGCACAGCAAGAACGTGTAAAAGCTTTACAATTGCTGCATGAAAAAATTAAGAAAGAAATAGATACTACAATATTGGTTGATAGTACTGTTGTAGCAGATAGTCTGTCAGTAAAAGACAGCATTGTAGTTAATTTTGCTAGTTTACCCTTTAGACGTAAGGAACGAATATCTAAAATTGTTGCAGAATCTCAATTTATAAAGGATAGGATGCTGGCAGAAGAGAACTATTTAATGGTTTCTCGTAAAGAAGAATACACATCGCAATCGTTCTTAACACCAATGTCATCTTTATTGGTGGCATTAACGGCTTTGATTATTTTTTTAATAGGCTTTATAAGCATTTACAAACAAAAAGGAGAAATAGAAGAAGTAAGTAGCCAGATTTTTATACAGAATAAAAAACTACAGGAAACAGAGGAGTTTTTAATAGGTGTTTATAAAAGTTCAAATAATGTTATTAGTCATTTTGAGCCTGTTTTAGATACAGATAAAAATATAACCGATTTTCAATTTAAGTATACCTCAAATGCAATAGAAAAGATAACAGGGGCAGAGCAAGACGATATAATTGGCGGCTCTCTTTTAGAAATGTACCCAATGGTCTTGGAGAATGGACTTTTTGATTTAATGAAAGAGTGTTATTTAAGTGGAAATACTCAAGAACATGAGAGTATTTACACTTTTGAGGGGCAATCTAAATACATCTTTAATGCCATTGTTAAATCTGCCAATGGTATTACCAATACCGCTTGGGATACTACTAAGGTGAAAGAAGCAGAAAAAAACCTTCAAAAACTCAATGAAGATTTAAGCCTACAGAATACTATTTTTAAAGAGGCAGAAAATGTTGCTGGCGTAGGTAGCTTTATTTGGTATTTAGATGATGGTAGTGCTACTGTTTCTGATAATTTTTACAGGATTTTAGGAGTAGAGCCAAAAAGCTTTGAAGTTAATTTTGAGGCTTACAAAGAGTTTGTTCATCCAGAAGATGTTGGCATTTTTGAGTCGCTTAGTGAGAATGCAGAAGAAAACGAGGTCTCAACCGTTTTGGCATACAGAGTGCTTACCAAAGAAAAAGTGGTGAAGCATTTAGATCTAAAAGGTAGATACGTTGAAATAGATAATAGACCAGTTTCTGTGGGTATTGTACAAGATATAACTAGTCGTGTAGAAAAGGATAAAGCACTTATTGACAGTTTTGAAAAATTGAAGGTTAGTAATGAAGAATTAGAATCTTTTAATAGAGTTGCCAGTCATGATTTACAAGAGCCGCTTAGGAAAATACAAATGTTTATTTCTCGCATAGAAGATGAGGGTGAAGAAGGTTTGTCTATTGCTCATCAAAAGTATTTCTCTAAAATTAAATCAGGTACTTTTAGAATGCGAGAATTAATACAGAATTTACTTTCGTATTCTAGAATAGATAAGATCAATTCAAATTTCGAAAATATTCCTCTTGCTGATATTCTAAGTAAAATTGAGGATGAGCTCTCACAGCTCATTAAAGATACTGACACCTCTATTTCTTATAACAATTTGCCTATAATTCAGGGCATACCTTTTAAGATAGAGCAACTATGTACTAATCTTATTAGTAATTCTATAAAGTATTGCAAAAAGGATGTAGCTCCTAAAATAGTCATTAGCGCTAAAAAGGTTCGTAATTCACAAATCACAGAAAATTTCAGCAAGCTATCAGAATACTATTATAAAATCTCATTTGCAGATAATGGTATTGGTTTTGAACCTGAATTTGCAACTAATATTTTTGAGGTATTTCAAAGACTACATTCTAAAACGGAATATTCGGGTACGGGCATTGGACTCTCTATTTGCAAAAAGATAGTAGAAAAACACCATGGGCATATTCATGCCATAGGTAAAAAAGACAAAGGGTCTACATTCGTAATTTATTTACCGGTCAACTAA
- a CDS encoding GNAT family N-acetyltransferase — protein sequence MEKLILQTDRLELRLIEMVDVKDIHRLHSIPETDEFNTLGIPESLEETKRIIEPWIKANNASEIRNYTLAIKNKVNNEFVGLLGLRLGSKKYRRAEIWYKLHIDYWNKGLATEMVREILDYGFNVLNLHRIEAGCAVDNIASARVLEKVGMKKEGLRRQILPLKKGWSDSFEYAMLERDDRI from the coding sequence ATGGAAAAACTAATACTTCAGACCGATCGATTGGAGTTAAGGCTAATTGAAATGGTAGATGTGAAGGATATTCATCGCTTACATTCCATACCGGAAACGGATGAATTCAATACGCTAGGCATTCCAGAAAGTTTAGAGGAAACAAAAAGGATTATAGAACCATGGATCAAAGCGAATAATGCAAGTGAAATACGTAATTATACTTTAGCTATCAAAAATAAGGTGAATAATGAGTTTGTTGGTTTATTGGGTTTACGGTTAGGTTCTAAGAAATATAGACGAGCAGAAATATGGTATAAACTACATATTGATTATTGGAATAAAGGTCTTGCTACTGAAATGGTTAGAGAAATATTGGATTACGGATTTAATGTGCTTAATCTTCATCGTATAGAAGCAGGTTGTGCGGTAGATAATATAGCCTCTGCCAGGGTGCTAGAAAAAGTAGGGATGAAGAAAGAAGGTCTTAGAAGACAAATACTTCCCTTAAAAAAAGGATGGTCAGATAGTTTTGAATATGCTATGTTGGAAAGGGATGACCGTATTTAA
- a CDS encoding APC family permease → MGVEKKIGLKDAISIGIGGMVGGGIFAVLGLAVSLAKGATPVAFLWAGIIAMLTAYSYAKLSKKYPENGGTVKFVHQQFGSGIFAGGINNLLWVSYIVMLALYASAFGSYASELISLSGSKEIDTRIFQTVILLIALLINYLSVKLVSEIESLAVIIKLSILIAFIGIGFYGLSVHPENLKQLSPSNWESPLLILSGGMVIFVAYEGFELIANSISDLRDREKNTEKAYFGAVGFVIVLYILIAIVTVGALPFDQIANAEDYVLAKAAEPTLGQIGFTIITITALISTFSAINATVLGSGRVNYDIAEDDELPKYFCHMFWGKPVGFLITAILSIALVNSFNLQSISTAGSAGFLLIFCIVNYIGFKKHKELDSKSYVHLFACILCLLAFVTLIIQQFSVNRVGVITALGIIAFCFILELVYKKTEAKIG, encoded by the coding sequence ATGGGTGTAGAAAAGAAAATAGGACTCAAAGATGCAATTTCTATAGGTATAGGCGGTATGGTCGGTGGTGGTATTTTTGCCGTTCTTGGTCTTGCGGTTTCTTTGGCAAAAGGAGCAACACCTGTTGCATTTCTTTGGGCAGGTATCATTGCTATGTTAACAGCTTATTCATATGCCAAGCTTTCAAAGAAATATCCTGAGAATGGTGGTACGGTAAAATTTGTACATCAACAATTTGGTAGCGGTATTTTTGCCGGTGGTATCAACAATCTATTATGGGTCAGCTATATTGTTATGCTTGCATTATATGCATCGGCATTTGGGTCGTATGCTAGTGAACTAATCTCGCTTTCAGGGTCAAAAGAAATAGATACACGCATATTTCAGACCGTTATTTTACTGATTGCCTTATTGATCAATTATCTGAGTGTTAAACTGGTTAGTGAAATTGAGTCATTGGCGGTAATTATTAAACTATCCATTTTAATAGCATTTATAGGTATCGGTTTTTATGGCTTATCCGTCCATCCAGAAAACTTAAAACAATTGTCTCCAAGTAATTGGGAAAGTCCGTTATTAATTCTTTCTGGTGGTATGGTCATTTTTGTTGCTTATGAAGGATTCGAGTTAATTGCTAATTCTATATCGGACCTAAGAGACAGAGAAAAGAATACCGAAAAAGCATATTTTGGCGCCGTAGGCTTCGTAATCGTATTATATATCTTAATTGCAATTGTAACCGTTGGGGCTTTACCGTTTGATCAAATTGCCAATGCCGAAGATTACGTGTTGGCAAAAGCAGCTGAGCCAACGCTTGGGCAAATTGGCTTTACAATTATAACCATTACAGCATTGATTTCTACTTTCTCTGCTATTAATGCAACTGTTTTAGGCAGTGGTAGGGTAAATTATGATATTGCTGAAGATGATGAATTACCCAAATATTTTTGCCATATGTTTTGGGGTAAACCTGTTGGATTTTTAATAACCGCAATACTTTCTATTGCCTTGGTCAACTCCTTTAATCTTCAAAGTATTTCTACGGCAGGCAGTGCAGGGTTCTTATTGATTTTTTGCATTGTAAATTATATAGGATTCAAAAAACATAAGGAACTGGATTCTAAAAGTTATGTACATTTATTTGCTTGTATATTATGTTTGTTGGCATTCGTTACTTTGATTATTCAACAGTTTTCTGTTAATAGAGTTGGGGTAATTACTGCTTTGGGTATTATAGCGTTCTGCTTTATTCTTGAGCTAGTTTACAAAAAGACAGAAGCTAAAATAGGCTAG
- the tnpA gene encoding IS200/IS605 family transposase has product MSSSKHFHKSHNVSLLLYHLVCSTKYRRFVLSPKVDQILKRTCIEIEDRYEIHFLEIGSDKNHVHFLLQSVPTFSPTKIARTIKSITAREIFSQAPGVKRALWGGAFWGSGFYVNTVGRHSNEKVIAAYVKNQGSEKDYQILHKDNGIQLNLF; this is encoded by the coding sequence GTGAGCTCAAGTAAGCATTTTCATAAAAGTCATAACGTATCATTGTTGCTTTACCATTTGGTATGTTCAACAAAGTATCGCCGATTTGTATTGAGTCCAAAAGTTGACCAGATATTGAAAAGGACTTGTATTGAAATAGAGGATAGATATGAAATTCACTTTCTGGAAATAGGCTCTGACAAGAATCATGTTCATTTTCTATTGCAAAGTGTTCCCACTTTTAGCCCTACAAAGATTGCAAGAACAATTAAAAGTATTACTGCTAGGGAAATTTTTTCTCAAGCTCCTGGGGTTAAACGAGCATTATGGGGTGGAGCCTTTTGGGGCAGTGGTTTCTATGTTAATACTGTAGGAAGACATAGTAATGAAAAAGTAATAGCTGCATATGTAAAAAATCAAGGATCCGAAAAGGATTATCAGATCTTACATAAAGACAATGGCATTCAATTGAATCTTTTCTAA
- a CDS encoding NAD(P)/FAD-dependent oxidoreductase, whose amino-acid sequence MQAINNFDVIIIGGSYAGLAAAMSLGRSLRKVLIIDSGKPCNKQTPHSHNFLTQDGKTPSEISSIAKSQVLEYKTVNFLEDEAIHAINNETSFSVSTKSGITYSAKKLILATGIKDVMPNIKGFAACWGISVVHCPYCHGYEIRNKKTGIMANGERAYHLASMVGNLTKNLHVLTNEPASFSKEEWSKLEHNRISVIDKKIVEVEHKDGNVKAIIFDDGSKEVIDAIYAALPFVQHSNISNLLDCELNEEGFIKVDDMYRTTIENVFACGDNCIKMRSLANSVASGTMVGAVVNLELVKENF is encoded by the coding sequence ATGCAGGCAATAAATAATTTTGACGTAATCATAATAGGTGGTAGTTACGCTGGTTTAGCAGCGGCAATGTCCTTGGGCAGATCATTAAGAAAAGTATTGATAATTGATAGTGGTAAGCCTTGTAATAAACAAACACCACATTCACATAATTTTCTAACCCAAGACGGTAAGACACCTAGTGAAATTAGTAGTATTGCTAAATCTCAAGTTTTAGAATACAAAACCGTAAACTTTTTAGAAGATGAAGCTATACACGCAATTAATAATGAAACTAGCTTTTCGGTAAGTACAAAATCAGGAATTACATATAGTGCTAAAAAACTCATTTTAGCTACTGGTATTAAAGATGTCATGCCCAATATTAAGGGCTTCGCCGCATGTTGGGGTATCTCTGTGGTTCACTGTCCATATTGTCATGGATATGAGATTAGGAATAAGAAAACGGGTATAATGGCCAATGGTGAGCGTGCTTATCATTTGGCATCAATGGTTGGGAACCTTACCAAAAATCTTCATGTTTTAACCAATGAACCTGCTTCTTTTTCTAAAGAAGAATGGAGTAAATTAGAACATAACCGCATAAGTGTTATTGATAAAAAAATTGTTGAGGTAGAGCACAAAGACGGAAACGTTAAAGCAATCATTTTCGATGACGGAAGTAAAGAGGTTATTGATGCTATTTATGCCGCGTTGCCTTTTGTTCAACATAGTAATATTTCAAATTTGTTAGACTGCGAATTAAATGAAGAGGGTTTTATTAAGGTAGATGACATGTATAGAACTACTATTGAAAACGTATTTGCTTGTGGTGATAATTGTATAAAAATGAGGTCATTGGCTAATTCTGTAGCGTCAGGTACCATGGTGGGTGCGGTTGTTAATTTGGAATTGGTAAAAGAGAATTTTTAA
- a CDS encoding VOC family protein — protein sequence MNLNQITVPSINVENAIAFYEKLGLQLIVKSLPNYARFECPDGNSTFSIHLVDKLPQGTGVYVYFECDNLDDKVELLKNKGVKFDQEPIDEKWLWREARLKDLDGNQLILFFGGENRLNPPWRIT from the coding sequence ATGAACTTAAATCAAATTACCGTTCCCTCTATAAATGTGGAGAATGCAATAGCTTTCTATGAAAAATTAGGATTACAGCTCATTGTAAAATCACTTCCTAACTATGCAAGATTTGAGTGTCCTGATGGAAACTCTACGTTTTCTATTCACTTGGTAGATAAATTGCCTCAAGGAACTGGGGTGTATGTCTATTTTGAATGCGATAATCTTGATGATAAAGTAGAACTGCTTAAAAATAAAGGAGTTAAATTTGACCAAGAGCCCATTGATGAAAAATGGTTATGGAGAGAGGCAAGGTTAAAAGACCTAGACGGTAATCAACTTATATTATTCTTTGGCGGTGAGAATAGATTGAACCCACCGTGGCGAATTACTTAG
- a CDS encoding MGH1-like glycoside hydrolase domain-containing protein, whose amino-acid sequence MPKAVEIEKDSIIEIDYMAHKNAEEERLAVEDNYKNWKRWGPYLAERQWGTVREDYSPQGHAWSFVGHDKARSNAYRWGEEGIGGFCDSREILCLAPAFWNGKDAILKERLFGLTNDEGNHGEDVKELYFHQVSTPTHSYAKYLYKYPHKKFPYTELVRKNKSRNREEAEFEILDTKAFANNTYFDCFIEYAKEDVGDILMKVTVINRGPRAANIHVLPHLWFRNFWKHNQRFERPEMKAISNGAVQSRSTRNGRYYFYHEEGEQLFCENETNNQRIYGVPNEVEYVKDGINNHVVEGQPTVNPDKKGSKFAVWHKLRLKSGEEKTIKVRLSKKKLIDPWGDYDNIFEKRIRECEEFYGYILKKELPIQQQEIARKAFSGLLWTKQFYYYDVYKWLFGGPGEAKPHRADSRNAKWEHLTNRHVISMPDKWEYPWYAAWDLAFHMASFVEIDPYFAKEQLLLVLKESYMHPNGQIPAYEWNFSDVNPPVHSWAVWTVYEKDKKRNGKGDFNFLEKAYQKLLVNFTWWVNQKDKSGTNLFEGGFLGLDNIGVFDRNHMPEGITRMQQADATSWMAMFTLNMLRMSLEMATINPNYEDSVAKFFRHFLNIAWAMHHIGQKDISLWDDEDNFYYDVVEMSNGNTDRLKVRSLVGIIPMFAVEIIHKDLFDELKHFKVRAAEIVRTRPDLASLISNIEEFNSDGNYLFSIMRGFRLEKLLHRLLDEKEFLSDYGIRSLSKYHEEHPYVFQHNGHHHISYESGESQSNMFGGNSNWRGPIWLPLNYMIVQSLRKYYSYYGKQYVYEFPTGSGVKLNLNEIANEISKRLIKLFEPNEDGKFVYHSEDTNHVFTKNEHFKKEHFFYEFFDGDSGKGLGASHQTGWTALIANLIMELEQNS is encoded by the coding sequence TTGCCCAAAGCAGTTGAAATTGAAAAAGACAGTATAATTGAAATAGACTATATGGCTCATAAAAATGCTGAAGAAGAAAGATTAGCCGTTGAGGATAATTATAAAAATTGGAAAAGATGGGGTCCTTATTTGGCTGAACGTCAATGGGGAACGGTAAGGGAAGATTATAGTCCGCAAGGGCATGCTTGGAGTTTTGTTGGTCATGACAAAGCACGTAGTAATGCGTATAGATGGGGAGAAGAGGGTATTGGTGGTTTTTGTGATTCTAGAGAAATTTTGTGTCTGGCTCCTGCATTTTGGAACGGAAAAGATGCAATTTTAAAAGAACGTTTATTCGGACTCACTAATGATGAAGGTAATCATGGCGAAGATGTAAAGGAACTTTATTTTCATCAAGTGTCAACACCTACGCACTCTTACGCTAAATATTTATACAAATACCCCCATAAAAAATTTCCATATACAGAACTGGTAAGAAAGAATAAGAGTAGAAATCGCGAAGAAGCTGAATTTGAGATTTTAGATACCAAAGCTTTTGCCAATAATACTTATTTTGATTGTTTTATTGAATATGCCAAAGAAGATGTTGGTGATATTTTAATGAAAGTTACAGTTATAAATAGAGGACCCAGAGCTGCAAATATTCATGTATTACCACATTTGTGGTTTCGTAATTTCTGGAAACATAACCAAAGGTTTGAAAGGCCAGAGATGAAAGCTATCTCAAATGGTGCTGTGCAGTCTCGTAGTACAAGAAATGGGCGTTACTATTTTTATCATGAAGAAGGTGAACAACTTTTCTGTGAGAATGAGACCAACAACCAACGTATTTATGGTGTGCCAAATGAAGTGGAATATGTAAAAGATGGTATTAATAACCATGTGGTAGAAGGACAACCAACGGTAAACCCAGATAAGAAAGGCTCAAAATTTGCCGTTTGGCATAAGCTTCGTCTAAAATCTGGTGAGGAAAAAACAATCAAAGTCCGTCTAAGTAAAAAGAAACTTATTGATCCTTGGGGCGATTACGATAATATCTTCGAAAAGAGAATTAGAGAGTGCGAAGAGTTTTATGGTTATATTTTGAAGAAAGAGCTGCCTATACAGCAACAAGAGATCGCTAGAAAAGCATTTTCTGGGCTATTGTGGACAAAGCAGTTTTATTACTATGACGTATATAAATGGTTATTTGGTGGTCCTGGTGAAGCTAAGCCCCATAGAGCCGATTCTAGAAATGCTAAGTGGGAGCACCTTACCAATAGGCATGTTATTTCAATGCCGGATAAATGGGAATACCCTTGGTATGCCGCTTGGGATCTTGCTTTTCATATGGCCTCTTTCGTAGAAATAGATCCCTATTTCGCAAAAGAACAATTGCTCTTGGTGCTTAAGGAAAGCTATATGCACCCTAATGGACAAATTCCCGCTTACGAATGGAATTTTAGTGATGTAAACCCTCCTGTGCATTCATGGGCGGTGTGGACCGTTTATGAAAAAGATAAAAAGCGAAACGGTAAAGGAGATTTTAATTTTTTAGAGAAGGCATATCAAAAGCTATTGGTCAACTTTACATGGTGGGTCAACCAAAAGGATAAAAGCGGAACCAACCTCTTTGAAGGCGGTTTCCTAGGCTTGGATAATATTGGCGTATTCGATAGAAACCACATGCCTGAAGGTATTACACGTATGCAGCAGGCAGACGCTACAAGTTGGATGGCAATGTTTACCTTAAACATGCTGCGTATGTCACTAGAGATGGCAACCATTAATCCAAACTATGAGGATAGTGTGGCTAAGTTCTTTAGACATTTCTTGAACATTGCATGGGCAATGCATCACATTGGTCAAAAAGATATTTCACTTTGGGATGATGAAGATAATTTCTATTATGATGTGGTAGAAATGTCTAATGGAAATACAGACCGATTAAAAGTAAGGTCATTAGTTGGTATCATACCCATGTTCGCTGTAGAGATCATTCATAAAGATTTGTTCGATGAGCTAAAGCATTTTAAAGTTAGGGCTGCCGAGATTGTGCGAACAAGACCAGATTTGGCTTCATTGATTTCTAATATTGAAGAGTTTAATTCTGATGGAAACTACTTGTTCTCCATTATGCGTGGATTCAGGCTTGAGAAATTATTACATCGCTTGTTAGACGAGAAAGAATTCTTGTCCGATTATGGTATTCGCTCACTTTCAAAGTATCATGAAGAACATCCGTATGTTTTTCAACATAACGGGCATCATCACATTTCGTATGAATCTGGGGAAAGTCAATCTAACATGTTTGGAGGTAACTCTAACTGGCGTGGACCAATTTGGTTGCCTTTAAATTATATGATTGTACAATCGCTTCGTAAATATTATTCATACTACGGTAAACAATATGTTTATGAGTTTCCAACAGGTTCTGGGGTAAAATTAAACTTGAACGAAATTGCAAATGAGATTTCTAAAAGATTGATTAAATTGTTTGAGCCTAATGAAGATGGTAAGTTTGTGTACCATTCAGAAGATACTAATCATGTATTCACTAAAAATGAGCACTTTAAAAAAGAGCATTTCTTTTATGAGTTTTTTGATGGCGATTCCGGTAAAGGGTTAGGTGCATCTCACCAAACAGGGTGGACTGCCTTAATTGCGAATTTGATCATGGAGCTAGAACAAAATAGTTAA